The sequence AAGTGTTGGATATTGTCACATCATCTCCAACATAGTCAGGTTCCAGCACAAGCAACCGATGTCGAACATTTTCTGCTAACTTAGTATTGTGTTGGAGACTGCACGCACCCAACAAGGTACGCCATATTACTGCATTTGGCTTTATTGGCATTTCAAGAACAAAATCATAAGCTTTTTGCACAAACCCAGCGCGGCATAAAAGATCAACAATGCAGCTGCAGTGAGAAATTCTGGGTTTCAGTTTATACTTATTTCTCATGCTCTGAAAATGATATAAACCTTCTTCAACCAGTCCACCCCTACTGCAAGCAATTAGAACTCCAACAAACGTGATCTCATTCGAACAGATCACACTTTTCTTCGAGTTAGTATCATCGGGTGCTGTCATCCCCTTGAAAAGTTGGAGAGCTTCTACAGCTTGCCCATGTACTGCATGACCAACAATCATCGATGTCCAGGTAGTGACATCCTTCACTTTAATCATATCGAAAATTCTCCGAGCCATTTGAACATTCCCACATTTTGCATACATATTTATGAGAGCATTATTCAAACTCAAATCTACATCAAACCCTTGTCGACGCATATTTATGAGAGCATTATTTATGAGAGCATTATGACCCTAGCCCGTGCAAATGCACCGGCTAGGGTCATAAAACTGCTTCACGTTCTTCAGACTATAGCCGGTTATGCTGCTTATGCATGGTTAATAAAGAATTGAAATTTGAAATCAGAACCTTATATATTCAGGACTCCTGTCCATGTTAAAacttccaaaattcaaaacagtaAGGACATTTTAAGTGAATAAATAAATTGTGAATGACATTTTGATCCCGCCTAATTATTAGTTTAATAGACAACTGGGGAGACAATATTagaaaaacataaaatcaaagttatgcatctaaGAACGAAAAGACGTACATATGAGCTCATTAAGAAATCACCTTTTGGAAATGATGCAAGCAGTATTTTCCCTTCCTATATAACCCTACTTGGAGTGATAACAGGATCACGGAATATGTCAACCAAAGTAATCTGACAGCAGCCTGTAGTAATCTGGAACCTTTGCACTTACATTAGTTACCAAAAACAAATCTTTTGGCATCCGCACCATATTTGGCATTAATTTCTCAAGGAAGATAGAGAATCGAACTTACCTAATAACGAAGGGAAGGAaaagggttttgaaattaggaaaaaaataaaataaagatatgTTGGGTAGCTATCCAAATCCAAGCATGACTTTATTCATGAGGATTTCAAATTTCCTATCAGTACCAACATTTTCGTTGGGGGTAATACTTGTTGGTTTAATCCATGGCGACAACATCCTGTAAAATAATAGTAAGATTCATTTCCGATTACTTGAACaaaaatctgaaattgatttatgtTTAGCATTGATTGATACATTTGTTTACCTTTTTCCGTTTAAAGTAAATTCTCTTGACTGACAGACTATTTTTGTCTCCCATGAAATCATGCCTTTTAATTTGATGCAGTTGCaaatcttcttctccttctttctgCAAACAAATTTTAAAGTGAACCCCTTATCTTCATTGTTTTACGAATTTAGAGTCAATAAATTGTTCAGTTGCATAAAATAATCTGAATACCATGATTTTTTTTACCTGTTGTAGTTGTATATTGCAAAGTACGGAAGCAGGGTATTTGATTAGTGATTGCGCCACTTTATCAAATGCTACAAAATGCACCAAATCCGTATGGTCTTGTAGGTTCAGTTTTGTTCTGTACCTATGTTGATTAGCATTGAAATATGTTACATTCCAATTTATTGAAAGCCTTTAGTTTCGAAACATGTTGTTACTTTATTACCGGCTTTGGGAATAATTAGAAAATAACGAACCTACCGAATTTCGTTAAACACTTTATGTTCAACCGACAGAAGAAAACTTTATTTCCAACCCTCATGAACTTTTTACGAACACTAAATCAAAACATAATGAATAATTTTGTTTTAACATTCATAAACATAATAGGAAGTATAGAAAATCAAAGATCAGTCTGGTTTTAAGAAATCACCTACCCGAAAACCTAAATAAGCCCGTTACTGGCTACTTACAAAGATGTTATATTCACACAATCAAATAGAATGAAGATTAATTGTGCGGcaaggattgattttgatgatgtcaTCCCCTTTCGCTTTGTTTTACGTCCATCacttcatcttgattattattgACAGAACAAAACAATCTTTCGATTTCCGTTCAAGCCTCTCTCAGCAGGTAGAACTGTAGAAGAAAAATATATCCGGCACCATGAAGAGAGGTTTGTTGCATGATATCAAATTCCAAATTGGATCGGCCTGGAATTGCTGGCTATCTTATAATAAAAGTCGCTGACCGATGAGTTGCAACCTTTCAATAGAAACTCTTTGGAACTAAAGAGAAGGGATTCTAGGATGTGTCTTCTTCACTGAAAGGTCGTTCCTTTTCGATTCTTCCGGCTCTCTTCAAATCTAATAGTCTATTATGGTGACGACACATCGGACAAAATTTTTGAAACTTGTTATGAGGCCGACACGTCAGCATAAACATTCTCCTTTATATTAAGAAGAATTGATTGATTGATCGGTTCTGTGCCAAGCTAAAAGGAGTTAATATGCGGACATGCTATCATCTGGAAATTAATGCAGAAGGAAAACCGATGATAGAGGCAGGAAAATGGTCGACAAAACTAGGGACCTTGCTAACGGGGATAGCAGGGACTTGTCCAGATTTGGGACATGAGTGTCATATCTTAATGGTGAAGAGGGAAATGACTTTAGCATTATGGTTGGTAGTGGGTGGAAGATGAGAATGATCAAAGGTCTGAATTAATTGTCCCGTATCTGACCCATGTTCGTTGTCCGAGTTCTAGAATTCTCCGAGTTCTGACCCATGTTTTGGTAATTTTCCCAAAACTACCATGGAGACAGTTGAAATAGACACTGAAAAAGAGAAAAGGACAGCCTTTGAAGTCTTTGCTGGTGTAGAGGTCTAGTCGCTACGTACGTATACGCATTTGATTGAAGTCTCACCTGTTTGGACTCTTGgtttttttctttagtttgctGACACCATGTATTCTTTATGTTTGATAGTACATCGTGCATATCACGCATCCTTTGTAGATAAGTTTCGCGTAGGTAAGAAATTGTAGGTAAGTTTCGCGTAGAGGAGTGTTAGTGTGTTACAGACGCCAGATTCAGGAAGTCCCGCCGGGTTAATCGACATTGGGTAGAAAAACATTGAGCAGTACCTGTAGGTAAGTTTCCCATACTGTGTACGTACCGTTTTTTTTCAAGATCAATTTATCTTATTGGGTGGGATTGGTtgtctatttttaattaattacacAAAAACGTTTTGTTTAAACTACGCAAAATGTGCGGTACCAGGGACTTATATCATGGTCTCAAAAACAGCTACCCAGAAACCGGTCACGGAGACAAACTGTTACAGTTCTTACCAAAATCCGTAAGTTTGGACTAGTGCAGCCAAAATAAAAAGGTCCCGAAATGACCGGCTATGAGTTTGGATCCAAGTCAAAATGTTTGACCCATGCTTATGACTGTTTTGGATCCAAGTCATTCCAGTGGCTTATGACTACAAGTCTACAATGTCTACAATGTTTGGATCCAACCACACTCATGACAGCATGAATAAACTTAGGTAGTTCAGATCACCATTGTGTTATTTATCTTGATACCAAACGAAAGAAAAGAATTAAAAATTGAACATTAAAAGATTTTAAAATAATCGATAAAGATCGATCTAGGTACAGATGAAGTATATCTTAAAAAAACATATTTTATTCTTTCTACCATCAAGGTTTAAATTTTCAACCACATGCCGTATGTTTATGCATGGATccaaatacaatatgaagtttcttGTTTAATAATGTACTGAATTAGATTCTGTGTTTCTTTCCCTAATAGTGGTTCCTGAATGGGTTCGAGAGTTGGACGAACAGGCTAAAGTTGGTGTTCCAGCTGCTTTGCAGTGAATTCTCAAACAGTTCCTTGTTTTACAAACTTGACTAGTGGTCATATAGTAACAGTTGACAGTTGAATCAACTTAGAAACCAACTAATATAGTAACAGTTGCTTTGGACATTCCCTTCATTTGAAAATTGGTCACTATTGGCCGTTTGACATCCTATCATCAACCGGCAGATGTTTTTACAAAGGCTCCTGCTTCTCTTCGATTCTGGATTATGGCATCCAAACTCAGAGCTTCTTCTCCAACTTTAGGTTGATCATGTTGCATCCTATCATCTATTTGGCCTTGGTGATTTACATTATCAAACCTCGTCTGTTTTCCATGAACATCGAACATTCGTTTTAGGTTTCCTAATGCACTTGGAGCAATGATTTATCCAATCTACGGCCAGGGCGAACTACCACAAGCTTTTTTCCGTTGTGCAGCAGTTAAAGGTGCTCTTTATGTAAGGTTTTCTGACCCCTTATCTTCTAAATACGCAGTATGCTGTGCATAAAAGAGATTCTTCATTTAACTAATACAGTTGAACAGTTTGGAGAGATGTTATAATACTAATATTAGTCACACTTCTTTCATTTACCATGTCTTTTTTGGTATCATTGTTCATGAATTTCAACTAAAATCAGATCTTCTTTGCATAGGTACTGCGCCTGCCTGTAATAGCTTTGCTTTTGTCAAGGTGAGACGAATATTAAAGATTTGATTTCTTTTCTGCCAGATAGTTTGAATTTACCTATACTCTTTCGATATCGAGTGAAGGAATATATGCTTTTGTAACTTAAATCCGTGTTCCTCGTACAGAATTTCCATTGAATAAATCTTTAATTTGTGTATGTTCcttatccttgaaaatcaaatttGCAATCAAGGAGATAATATCTGAAGAATGCCAAGGTTGATATCCTCTGTTGTGCTAATACATTTAACTGCATGTTGCTTCTTGATGTCTTTAACATGTAATCTTGCTGCCTACAAGTTCTACTGTTCACCATTTTCCTTATCTGTTACCATATAACATGCACATTTGAGTGCAACGTGTCCCAAGGGGGCATATAGTTCTCGGGTATTAAGGCTCTCAGGTGAAGATTCAAAAACCTTTCTGAGGTTAAATGAAATGCAGTTATAGGCGTGTCTAAGGCTCGCAAGTGAAGTTTCAAAAACCTTCCCGGGGTGAAGCGCATTTGTAGGTATGTTCATCGGATATTTCTCTATATATGCTGTGGTGAAAGGCAAggttttagtttaatttttagctttatcttctttgtattcgcAGGCTTAGGCACTTGCCCAATGCAATCAATGTACAAAGTTACTAACAAGATGATGCAGCCAAGAAGAAAAAATGATATGAGTGGAGAAGCATAGCAAATAAATCAATATTTAGTCAAGAGAAGATTAGTTACAGGTTTAGTCCTTCCTATGGGAAAGACGGATCAATGGAATTTCTTAGGTTTAGTATCTTCCTTCCCATGGGAAAGACGTATCAATGGACCTGGTCTGTCTCGGATCATGATTGTTTTTAAATTTAAAATTCAATATCATTTACCTAAATGATAATTAGTGGCTTCGATGTCAATGTAATTGGTGAGACAGCTGCAAATATCGAGTTATTGCAAACATCATCCAACAGAGAAAAAAGTAACACTGAAAATTTCTCAGACAGTAATATAACATTCAACcattttgttgatggtggtttttagacaaggggtaaaatcgtaaaaccttacgcatagcatgacgtcacctgtgacgctaaacacatttattagaacatttaatgcacttatgtaaaaaattaccagagtatcttttttcaaatgttaaactagggtttcgacacacaaaaccctaagccgcacaatcgctgcgcatcatggcaactatgccaaaaccaaagccgcacaattactgcgcatcatggcaactatgccaaaaccaaagccgcacaattgcTGCGCATCATggtaactatgccaaaaccaaagccgcacaatcgcttcgcatcatggcaaccatgccaaaaccaagccgcataatcattgcgcttcacggcaaccgtgccaaattcgagctgcacaatcattgcgc comes from Papaver somniferum cultivar HN1 chromosome 7, ASM357369v1, whole genome shotgun sequence and encodes:
- the LOC113296499 gene encoding putative pentatricopeptide repeat-containing protein At1g74400 encodes the protein MRRQGFDVDLSLNNALINMYAKCGNVQMARRIFDMIKVKDVTTWTSMIVGHAVHGQAVEALQLFKGMTAPDDTNSKKSVICSNEITFVGVLIACSRGGLVEEGLYHFQSMRNKYKLKPRISHCSCIVDLLCRAGFVQKAYDFVLEMPIKPNAVIWRTLLGACSLQHNTKLAENVRHRLLVLEPDYVGDDVTISNTYAAAGMWDEKMTARGHIKQRRNPGCSSIEVDCEVHEFIVQDKKHPKCNAIYEILECIMKNMKNHGYGHA